Proteins from a genomic interval of Deinococcus budaensis:
- a CDS encoding ImmA/IrrE family metallo-endopeptidase — MRELAAAYARALPGLDTHSLLSGLDATLSFLPMGERDGAYDPEHRVVLINSRVRPERQRFTLAHEISHALLLEDDDLLSDLHDAYEGDRLEQVIETLCNVGAAAILMPEALIDEVLARFGPSGRALAELARRADVSASSALYALAERTRAPVLYAVCAVARPDADPDDDAPAGKRLTVRASSGAPGVKYSLRPGTPIPDDHPVAVALATRLPLAQESYVPFRSGRRMPAYVDVFPERQRALVSFALISRAGKGAEADTDAS; from the coding sequence ATGCGGGAGCTGGCCGCAGCCTACGCGCGGGCCTTGCCGGGGCTGGACACCCACAGCCTGCTGAGCGGCCTGGACGCCACCCTCAGTTTTCTCCCGATGGGCGAGCGGGACGGCGCCTACGATCCCGAGCACCGGGTCGTGCTGATCAACAGCCGGGTGCGCCCCGAGCGCCAGCGCTTTACCCTCGCGCACGAGATCAGCCACGCCCTGCTGCTGGAGGACGACGACCTGCTCAGCGACCTGCACGACGCCTACGAGGGCGACCGTCTGGAACAGGTGATCGAGACGCTGTGTAACGTGGGCGCCGCCGCGATCCTGATGCCGGAGGCGCTGATCGACGAGGTGCTGGCCCGCTTCGGTCCCAGTGGGCGCGCGCTGGCCGAGCTTGCCCGCCGGGCCGACGTGAGCGCGAGCAGCGCCCTGTATGCCCTGGCGGAGCGCACCCGCGCGCCCGTGCTGTACGCGGTCTGCGCCGTGGCGCGCCCGGACGCCGACCCTGACGACGACGCCCCGGCGGGCAAGCGGCTGACCGTCCGCGCCAGCAGCGGCGCTCCCGGGGTGAAGTACAGCCTGCGCCCCGGTACGCCCATTCCCGACGACCATCCGGTGGCGGTGGCGCTGGCGACCCGGCTGCCGCTGGCACAGGAAAGCTACGTGCCCTTCCGCTCGGGTCGGCGGATGCCTGCCTACGTGGACGTCTTTCCCGAGCGGCAGCGCGCGCTGGTGAGCTTTGCGCTGATCTCCCGAGCGGGCAAGGGGGCGGAGGCGGACACGGATGCCTCCTGA